From the Scatophagus argus isolate fScaArg1 chromosome 21, fScaArg1.pri, whole genome shotgun sequence genome, one window contains:
- the armc7 gene encoding armadillo repeat-containing protein 7: protein MWRKSSSDGSDRFEYLQTLVTEFQDTDSEEAKEQVLANLANFAYDPKNMEYLRELQVTDLFLDMLTEENENFVEFGMGGLCNLSMDPACRDVILQSSGISLVTNCLSSRREETVLSAITTLMNLTTPSSRPEITDPAILQCMLRFSLSESPRLRNLAGVFLQDCCTEEQVVRAEEQMKGQQTAVGIPLPKD from the exons ATGTGGAGGAAAAGCTCGTCTGATGGCTCTGACCGGTTTGAATATTTACAAACTCTGGTCACTGAATTTCAGGACACCGACAGTGAAG AGGCAAAGGAGCAGGTGCTGGCTAACCTGGCCAACTTTGCGTATGACCCGAAGAACATGGAGTATCTGCGGGAGCTGCAAGTGACCGACCTCTTCTTGGACATGCTCACTGAGGAGAATGAGAACTTTGTGGAGTTTGGGATGG GAGGGCTGTGTAACCTGAGTATGGACCCTGCATGTCGAGATGTTATCCTGCAGAGCAGTGGGATCAGCTTGGTCACTAACTGCCTGTCAAGCCGGAGGGAAGAGACCGTCCTGTCCGCCATCACCACACTGATGAACCTCACAACGCCCTCGTCACGCCCTGAGATCACTGATCCGGCCATCCTGCAGTGCATGCTGCGCTTCTCCCTCTCAGAGAGCCCACGTCTCCGCAACCTGGCAGGTGTTTTCCTGCAGGACTGCTGCACTGAGGAGCAGGTGGTCCgagcagaggagcagatgaagggacagcagacagcagtcgGGATTCCGCTGCCCAAAGACTGA
- the chad gene encoding chondroadherin, which produces MRCVSWLLLGTCLLVLGPAVQGAPGQCPSQCHCHGDLQHVICDNVGLKKIPQVSEVTRLLNLQRNNLGSIPTGAFSESKGLISLHMQYCQLREIGSQAFKGLKKLIYLYLSNNEINSIKTGAFEDLTELTYLHLDGNQISDLSKGLFSPMINLFILQLNDNKLRELRPGTFTGAKDLRWLHMSGNELTTLLPGSLDDVENLAILHLDRNKMSTYPSAAMSKLRVVEELTLGRNPMRTIPDNAFQSFGRYMEKLYLDNMGLERFSDGAFTGVTAVKTLHLDNNKLKSLPKGLEFGTITNLTLSNNPWNCTCQLAPLRKWMDSTRKPTDAVCASPPQQKGKQIRDSNVLIGCKVKAKKAKKVPKEQRH; this is translated from the exons ATGCGTTGTGTGAGCTGGTTGCTGCTGGGGACCTGCCTGCTGGTCCTGGGCCCCGCGGTGCAGGGAGCCCCGGGCCAATGCCCCAGCCAGTGCCACTGCCACGGTGACCTTCAGCACGTCATCTGTGACAACGTCGGGCTCAAGAAGATCCCACAGGTGTCGGAGGTCACCCGTTTGCTGAACCTGCAGAGGAACAACCTGGGCAGCATACCCACAGGGGCCTTCAGCGAAAGCAAGGGACTCATCTCTCTGCACATGCAGTACTGTCAGCTCCGAGAGATCGGATCCCAGGCCTTCAAGGGGCTGAAGAAGCTCATCTACCTCTATCTGTCCAACAACGAGATCAACAGCATCAAGACCGGCGCCTTCGAGGACCTCACTGAGCTCACCTACCTCCATCTAGACGGGAACCAGATCAGTGACCTGTCCAAAGGCCTCTTCTCCCCTATGATCAACCTCTTTATCTTGCAGCTCAATGACAACAAGCTGCGGGAGCTGCGGCCGGGGACCTTTACAGGTGCCAAAGACTTGCGCTGGCTGCACATGAGTGGCAACGAGCTGACAACCCTACTTCCGGGCTCTCTGGACGATGTGGAGAACCTCGCTATACTTCACCTGGACAGGAACAAGATGTCCACCTATCCCAGTGCGGCAATGAGCAAACTGCGGGTGGTGGAGGAACTCACACTGGGGAGGAACCCCATGAGGACCATCCCAGACAACGCCTTCCAGAGCTTTGGGCGCTACATGGAGAAACTATACCTGGACAACATGGGCCTGGAGAGG TTCTCTGACGGTGCGTTTACTGGTGTGACGGCAGTGAAGACTCTGCACCTGGACAACAACAAGCTAAAGTCTCTTCCCAAAGGCCTCGAGTTTGGCACCATCACCAACCTCACCCTCTCCAACAACCCGTGGAACTGCACATGTCAGCTAGCCCCACTGCGCAA GTGGATGGACTCCACCCGCAAACCTACGGACGCAGTGTGTGCTTCTCCGCCCCAGCAGAAAGGCAAACAAATCAGAGACAGCAACGTCCTCATTGGCTGCAAGGTCAAGGCAAAGAAAGCCAAAAAGGTACCAAAAGAGCAACGTCACTGA